Proteins from a genomic interval of Paenibacillus sp. FSL H8-0048:
- a CDS encoding ribonuclease J, which yields MSKKNNNNNDKLTIFALGGVGEIGKNMYVVQYGNDIVVVDAGLKFPEEDMLGIDIVIPDISYLTENRDKVRGIVLTHGHEDHIGGLSYVLKNLNVPVYGTRLTLGLVENKLKEANLLGETKRILINEDSEVELGTSLKVTFFRTNHSIPDSVGVCIETPEGNVVHTGDFKFDHTPVNGQFANLHRMAEIGSKGVLALLSDSTNAEKPGFTPSEKNVGIVLEDIFRKAEQRVVVATFASNVHRIQQVVNASEATGRKITVIGRSMVNVVSIASELGYLHIPDGMLIEPEEMNRMAGNRVVVLCTGSQGEPMSALTRMARSSHRKVDIMPGDTVIIAATPVPGNEKYVGRTIDELFRLGANVIYSGSNSGVHVSGHGSQEELKLMLNLMKPKYFMPIHGEYRMQRKHALLAESVGVEPSNIFITELGEVIEISGGAARRAGKVTAGNVLIDGLGVGDVGNIVLRDRKLLSQDGILVVVVTLSKQNGAIVSGPDIISRGFVYVRESEGLLDEANRIVSGTLQRLMSEKVNEWASLKTSVKDSLGRFLYEQTRRRPMILPIIMEV from the coding sequence TTGTCCAAAAAAAACAATAACAACAACGACAAACTGACGATATTCGCACTTGGCGGAGTCGGTGAAATTGGTAAGAACATGTACGTAGTTCAGTACGGCAACGACATTGTAGTCGTAGACGCCGGTCTGAAGTTCCCTGAAGAGGATATGCTGGGTATTGATATTGTAATACCGGATATCTCCTACCTCACTGAGAACCGTGACAAGGTAAGAGGGATTGTACTTACCCACGGCCATGAGGATCACATTGGCGGATTGTCTTATGTGCTGAAGAACCTGAATGTTCCGGTATACGGAACAAGACTGACCCTGGGCCTTGTGGAGAACAAGCTCAAGGAAGCGAACCTGCTGGGTGAAACGAAGCGGATTCTGATTAACGAGGATTCCGAGGTTGAGCTGGGCACATCGCTTAAGGTGACCTTCTTCAGAACGAATCACAGTATTCCGGATTCTGTCGGGGTATGCATTGAGACACCAGAGGGCAACGTTGTCCACACCGGTGACTTCAAATTCGACCACACGCCGGTCAACGGTCAATTTGCCAATCTGCACCGCATGGCTGAGATCGGATCGAAGGGCGTTCTGGCCCTGCTGTCAGACAGCACCAATGCCGAGAAGCCGGGCTTCACGCCTTCGGAGAAGAATGTCGGCATCGTGCTGGAGGATATTTTCCGCAAAGCTGAACAGCGTGTGGTAGTGGCGACCTTTGCTTCCAACGTGCATCGTATCCAGCAGGTAGTGAACGCTTCTGAAGCAACGGGACGCAAAATCACTGTTATTGGACGAAGCATGGTTAACGTAGTATCCATTGCTTCCGAGCTTGGTTATCTGCATATCCCGGACGGCATGCTCATTGAGCCTGAAGAGATGAACAGAATGGCAGGCAACCGTGTGGTAGTTCTATGCACAGGCAGCCAAGGCGAGCCGATGTCGGCGCTAACGCGCATGGCGCGTTCCAGCCACCGCAAGGTAGATATTATGCCGGGCGACACTGTTATTATTGCAGCTACACCGGTACCGGGGAATGAGAAATATGTAGGCCGTACCATTGATGAATTGTTCCGTCTGGGTGCCAATGTTATTTACAGCGGCTCCAACTCCGGCGTTCACGTATCCGGTCACGGCAGCCAGGAAGAGCTGAAGCTGATGCTCAACCTGATGAAGCCGAAATACTTCATGCCTATCCACGGTGAATACCGGATGCAGCGCAAGCATGCACTTCTGGCAGAGTCAGTTGGCGTAGAGCCAAGCAATATCTTCATCACCGAGCTGGGTGAAGTGATTGAGATCTCCGGAGGAGCTGCACGCAGAGCGGGTAAGGTAACTGCCGGTAACGTACTGATCGACGGGCTGGGTGTCGGCGATGTAGGTAACATTGTACTGCGTGACCGTAAGCTGCTGTCGCAGGATGGTATTCTGGTGGTTGTGGTTACCCTTAGCAAGCAGAACGGAGCGATTGTCTCCGGTCCTGACATCATCTCACGCGGATTCGTCTATGTACGGGAATCGGAAGGTCTCTTGGATGAAGCGAACCGCATTGTCTCAGGAACGCTGCAGCGTCTGATGAGTGAGAAGGTCAATGAATGGGCTTCCCTGAAGACCAGTGTCAAAGACTCGCTCGGCCGTTTCCTCTATGAGCAGACCCGCCGCAGACCGATGATCCTGCCGATTATTATGGAAGTCTAA
- a CDS encoding RNA polymerase sigma factor — protein sequence MEPRDMEKVLQPKLAEIRRYLIRLGAGASDAEDIVQDTVYKALLYLDAIDQRKFSAWLYKVAINRYFDHCRSQKRYQYSGEEVEEHPAREQELPEAVLLRRERKEEIEGVLARLNPVNKQLILLKYEMELSYKEISAMLGISEARVKASLYRARQQFQQLYGGEGE from the coding sequence ATGGAGCCAAGAGACATGGAGAAGGTGCTCCAACCCAAACTGGCGGAGATCCGCCGCTACTTAATCCGCCTCGGCGCCGGGGCCTCAGATGCAGAGGATATTGTGCAGGACACGGTGTACAAGGCGCTGCTGTATCTGGATGCGATCGATCAGCGCAAATTCAGCGCCTGGTTGTACAAGGTCGCAATTAACCGGTATTTTGACCATTGCCGCAGTCAGAAGAGATATCAGTATAGCGGTGAAGAAGTGGAGGAACATCCGGCACGCGAACAGGAGTTACCGGAGGCGGTACTGCTGCGCAGGGAACGGAAGGAAGAGATTGAGGGAGTATTAGCACGGCTTAATCCGGTGAATAAGCAGCTGATTCTGCTGAAATATGAAATGGAGCTATCCTACAAGGAGATCTCCGCCATGCTCGGCATTTCTGAAGCAAGAGTGAAGGCTTCGCTCTACCGGGCCAGACAGCAATTTCAACAATTATACGGAGGTGAGGGCGAATGA
- a CDS encoding anti-sigma factor → MTAPWEEAEDQSIIQTLKKTKRKSLIRSILISVTVSVLILTAVFIGAAQLVNRMSSNALFSEEQYMRISSPNEYGAGYKDSRGFLSGVLEMQTYKIIGDVPIPWKNRWLNYNARWFPFTTGAYGGSNNLTVEDAKMKQEGYEYYRGYNSYNGQREMAFYVPGVDYNGKILNDLSELNQMNGDKRVELAISFDKDYSFEEVKGLLPAGAKPVWYWVDTYDDRGGFSFKPFPSGNDPAKMNYPNPMSANYGVYGFGVQPDWDQADPEDFIGAVTIGKDKKDKYHSEYERIYNYLKKDKAAPEASDVRILGVVVTGTADSLKSLKGQTYVRGAVLGAVADKY, encoded by the coding sequence ATGACAGCCCCATGGGAAGAAGCAGAGGATCAGAGTATTATCCAGACCCTGAAGAAAACCAAACGGAAGAGCCTGATTCGCAGTATTCTGATTTCAGTTACTGTAAGTGTGTTAATACTGACCGCTGTATTCATTGGCGCGGCACAACTGGTCAATCGGATGTCCTCCAATGCGTTATTTAGTGAGGAACAGTATATGAGGATCAGCAGCCCTAATGAATACGGAGCAGGCTATAAGGATAGCAGAGGTTTTTTGTCGGGAGTTCTGGAAATGCAAACCTACAAAATTATCGGCGATGTGCCTATCCCCTGGAAGAACAGATGGCTGAACTACAACGCTCGGTGGTTCCCTTTCACAACCGGTGCCTATGGAGGCTCTAATAATCTAACTGTAGAGGATGCCAAGATGAAGCAGGAAGGCTATGAGTATTACCGGGGATATAATTCCTATAATGGACAGAGAGAGATGGCCTTCTATGTACCCGGGGTTGATTATAACGGAAAGATCCTGAATGATCTTTCCGAGCTGAATCAGATGAACGGGGATAAACGGGTGGAGCTGGCCATATCTTTTGACAAGGATTATTCGTTCGAAGAGGTGAAAGGCCTGCTGCCCGCAGGCGCAAAGCCAGTCTGGTACTGGGTCGATACGTATGATGACCGCGGGGGGTTCAGCTTCAAGCCGTTTCCTAGTGGGAATGATCCCGCTAAAATGAACTATCCGAACCCGATGAGTGCGAATTACGGAGTCTACGGTTTCGGCGTCCAGCCGGACTGGGATCAGGCAGACCCTGAGGATTTCATCGGAGCCGTGACCATTGGTAAGGACAAAAAGGACAAATACCACAGCGAGTACGAACGGATATACAACTATTTGAAAAAGGACAAAGCGGCGCCGGAGGCCAGCGATGTCCGGATATTGGGCGTAGTTGTGACCGGCACGGCTGACAGCTTGAAAAGTCTGAAGGGCCAGACTTATGTGCGCGGAGCTGTACTAGGAGCCGTGGCGGATAAATATTAA
- a CDS encoding ClpP family protease, with protein MEITEASKADGERNEEILPGEIKPVVNEPVPPAMPGPVGVLKELGQTAVPTGEPDIFCMTIIGQIEGHFVLPPHNKTTKYEHIIPQLVAAEQNKTIKGLLIILNTVGGDVEAGLAIAEMIASLSKPTVTVVIGGGHSIGVPIAVSSTYSIIAESATMTIHPIRMNGLVIGVPQTFEYMERMQERMVKFVTSHSRITESQFKDLMFKTGELNRDIGTAVGGQDAVKFGLMDEVGGIGAALAHLNRMIAAAPSQTNDTLPQGGLTQ; from the coding sequence ATGGAAATTACAGAAGCAAGCAAGGCGGACGGAGAGCGTAACGAAGAAATCCTGCCAGGGGAGATAAAGCCGGTAGTGAATGAGCCGGTTCCACCAGCAATGCCGGGACCTGTGGGCGTGCTTAAGGAATTGGGCCAGACAGCGGTTCCGACAGGGGAGCCGGATATTTTTTGTATGACGATTATTGGACAGATTGAAGGGCACTTCGTCTTGCCGCCGCATAACAAGACCACGAAATACGAGCATATTATTCCTCAGCTTGTTGCCGCCGAACAGAATAAGACCATCAAGGGGCTGCTGATTATTCTCAATACGGTTGGCGGGGATGTAGAGGCCGGACTGGCCATTGCGGAGATGATCGCTTCCTTGTCGAAGCCTACGGTCACAGTTGTCATCGGCGGCGGTCATAGCATCGGCGTACCCATAGCAGTATCCTCCACATATTCTATTATTGCTGAAAGTGCAACCATGACGATCCATCCGATCCGGATGAACGGCCTGGTGATCGGCGTCCCGCAGACCTTCGAGTATATGGAACGGATGCAGGAGAGGATGGTGAAATTCGTGACCTCTCATTCCCGGATCACGGAATCACAGTTCAAGGATCTGATGTTCAAGACCGGAGAGCTGAACCGGGACATCGGTACCGCAGTGGGCGGTCAGGATGCCGTCAAATTCGGCCTGATGGATGAAGTGGGCGGGATCGGTGCCGCGTTGGCCCACCTGAACCGGATGATTGCCGCTGCTCCTTCTCAGACGAACGATACGCTTCCGCAAGGAGGGCTGACCCAATGA
- a CDS encoding YlzJ-like family protein, with protein sequence MTFYTVLPMEQVFEGALSYASPVQEITIQGMLMQVELLDGGQAKVVRLLQCPLDKYLDAAFSPGAIIQLDR encoded by the coding sequence ATGACCTTTTATACCGTTCTGCCGATGGAGCAGGTGTTCGAGGGGGCACTGAGTTATGCTTCTCCCGTGCAGGAGATAACAATTCAGGGCATGCTAATGCAGGTTGAACTGCTGGATGGAGGCCAGGCGAAGGTGGTCCGGCTGCTGCAGTGTCCACTGGATAAATATCTGGATGCGGCCTTCTCCCCGGGTGCAATCATTCAGTTGGACCGCTAA
- a CDS encoding FtsK/SpoIIIE family DNA translocase — translation MAKRRRKKKKALLGSVLKYEIYGILLITISVIALSGEAAVGRTLSSMAGYLLGRFYFVLPLAGIFYGLMVMIHRKWPSTWNSRYTGGLLLLLSMCLMSTISAMQQKLGPIGMLHPGNVMSQIHNDLSGALSPGAGDSSVYMLGKDISGGYIGALEYAALLWLFGNLGAKLLMIVLLAISFMLITNLSYVELFTLLRVRAVKLIEGIKLRAANRPAAVPVVNSRPVRASRVTTPEPADDDDYFEEDDGSGQQLPRRGQSKLLGRITGWFGGSARQNHPEAMDDLEEELPPDIIITDPRTGPVISGMTAAGGVPLEEYGEEDFPDEELEPVTPIIRDFFEHIRSEGLNAEDREEWSEFSPAARGGAANGTGAAELTRAGADSTPSGESEEDILPVELDGLLGTAEEGEAAPFIPPPPPPKPYKLPSFRLLAKPNNGAKAGDQNDYMQTARKLEATLESFGVRAKVLEVVRGPAVTRYEIQPDIGVKVSRIVNLTDDIALALAAKDIRMEAPIPGKSAIGIEVPNSEVSVVTMREVMETQIFQEADSRLSIAFGRDISGQTIIGNLAKMPHLLVAGATGSGKSVCINGIITSILYKAKPNEVKFLMVDPKMVELNVYNGIPHLLAPVVTDPKRASLALKKIVVEMEKRYELFSKSGTRNMEGYNNLMKDNPAAVLPYIVVIVDELADLMMVAANDVEDAICRLAQMARAAGIHLIIATQRPSVDVITGLIKANIPSRIAFGVSSNVDSRTILDMPGAEKLLGRGDMLFLPMGASKPIRVQGAFMSDQEVETIVQYVSSQGEANYDESLVPEVDDTLSEDQEPQDELYEQAVQIVLEAKQASVSLLQRRMRVGYTRAARLIDSMEARGVIGPYEGSKPREVLMSLEQYQHNRLSS, via the coding sequence GTGGCTAAACGGAGAAGAAAGAAGAAGAAAGCACTGCTGGGCAGTGTTTTAAAATATGAAATCTACGGAATTCTGCTGATTACGATTTCCGTCATTGCTTTGTCAGGGGAAGCGGCTGTCGGCCGCACGCTCTCAAGCATGGCGGGTTATTTGCTTGGCAGATTCTATTTTGTGCTGCCGCTGGCGGGCATCTTCTACGGCCTGATGGTAATGATTCACAGGAAATGGCCGTCCACCTGGAACAGCCGCTATACCGGCGGCCTGCTCCTGCTGTTGTCCATGTGCCTGATGAGTACCATATCGGCTATGCAGCAGAAGCTGGGTCCGATTGGGATGCTGCATCCGGGCAATGTGATGTCTCAAATACATAATGATCTATCCGGCGCTCTCTCACCGGGCGCGGGTGACAGCAGCGTATACATGCTGGGCAAGGATATCAGCGGTGGGTACATCGGCGCGCTTGAATATGCTGCGCTTCTGTGGCTGTTCGGCAATCTGGGCGCTAAGCTGCTGATGATTGTATTGCTGGCGATCAGCTTCATGCTGATTACCAATCTGTCCTATGTAGAGCTGTTTACCTTACTCCGGGTAAGGGCCGTCAAGCTGATTGAAGGAATTAAGCTCCGGGCGGCGAACCGCCCGGCTGCTGTTCCGGTGGTGAACAGCAGACCGGTTAGAGCCAGTAGAGTGACAACGCCGGAACCTGCGGATGATGACGATTACTTTGAAGAGGATGACGGATCGGGTCAGCAGCTGCCAAGACGCGGACAGTCGAAGCTGCTGGGGAGAATTACCGGATGGTTCGGCGGGTCTGCCCGCCAGAATCATCCGGAAGCTATGGATGATCTGGAGGAAGAGCTGCCGCCGGATATCATCATTACTGATCCGCGCACGGGTCCGGTCATCTCCGGTATGACCGCAGCCGGAGGTGTTCCTCTGGAGGAGTATGGCGAGGAGGACTTCCCGGATGAGGAGCTTGAGCCTGTTACACCGATCATCCGGGACTTCTTCGAGCATATCCGCTCTGAAGGGCTGAATGCCGAGGACCGTGAGGAATGGAGCGAATTCTCACCGGCTGCGCGCGGTGGTGCTGCCAACGGAACCGGAGCTGCTGAGCTTACAAGAGCGGGAGCAGATTCTACACCGTCAGGGGAATCCGAAGAGGATATACTGCCTGTGGAGCTGGACGGGCTGCTGGGAACGGCCGAGGAGGGCGAAGCGGCTCCGTTTATACCGCCTCCGCCTCCTCCCAAGCCTTACAAGCTGCCTTCCTTCCGTTTGCTGGCTAAGCCTAATAACGGGGCGAAGGCGGGCGATCAGAATGATTATATGCAGACGGCACGCAAGCTGGAGGCTACGCTGGAGAGCTTCGGTGTAAGGGCGAAGGTGCTTGAAGTGGTTCGTGGACCGGCAGTAACCCGGTATGAGATTCAGCCGGATATCGGCGTGAAGGTCAGCCGGATTGTCAATCTAACCGATGACATTGCGCTGGCACTGGCTGCCAAGGATATCCGTATGGAAGCGCCGATTCCCGGCAAGTCAGCCATCGGCATTGAAGTGCCGAATTCAGAAGTCTCAGTCGTCACTATGCGGGAAGTGATGGAGACACAGATTTTCCAGGAGGCAGATTCGCGGCTGTCCATTGCCTTCGGACGGGATATCTCCGGACAGACGATTATCGGCAATCTCGCCAAGATGCCCCATCTGCTCGTTGCAGGAGCTACTGGCTCCGGTAAATCGGTCTGCATCAACGGTATTATTACCAGCATTCTGTATAAGGCTAAGCCCAATGAAGTGAAATTCCTTATGGTTGACCCTAAGATGGTTGAGCTGAATGTATATAACGGCATTCCGCATTTGCTGGCTCCTGTAGTTACAGACCCGAAGCGTGCCAGTCTGGCCTTGAAGAAAATCGTGGTGGAGATGGAGAAGCGGTATGAGCTGTTCTCCAAATCAGGCACACGCAATATGGAAGGCTACAACAACTTGATGAAGGATAATCCGGCAGCAGTGCTGCCGTATATTGTGGTCATAGTGGACGAGCTTGCCGACCTGATGATGGTTGCGGCCAATGATGTGGAGGATGCCATCTGCCGGCTTGCCCAGATGGCGCGGGCGGCCGGAATTCATTTGATTATCGCCACACAGCGTCCTTCGGTAGATGTTATCACCGGCCTAATTAAGGCGAATATTCCTTCGCGTATTGCCTTCGGCGTCTCCTCGAATGTGGACTCCCGGACCATTCTGGATATGCCGGGCGCCGAGAAGCTGCTCGGACGCGGCGATATGCTGTTCCTGCCGATGGGGGCTTCCAAGCCGATCCGTGTCCAGGGCGCTTTCATGAGCGATCAGGAAGTGGAGACGATTGTGCAGTATGTCAGCAGCCAGGGGGAAGCGAATTATGATGAGTCGCTTGTGCCTGAGGTAGACGACACCCTGAGCGAGGATCAGGAGCCGCAGGATGAATTGTATGAACAGGCTGTCCAGATTGTTCTGGAAGCCAAGCAGGCTTCTGTGTCGCTGCTTCAACGGCGTATGCGTGTCGGTTACACCCGTGCTGCACGCTTGATCGACTCGATGGAGGCCAGAGGCGTAATCGGCCCTTACGAGGGCAGCAAGCCGCGTGAGGTGCTGATGTCGCTGGAGCAGTATCAGCACAACAGATTGAGTTCTTAA